DNA sequence from the Rhizoctonia solani chromosome 10, complete sequence genome:
TGGATCTCTAATGACGGAATCCACTCTGTCGACAAAAACCCAGATCCCGATGGCATCCAGACTACAGACTGTACATGCTGCCGCCGAACAGCATGTTTCTGATAATACATATTCTAAATATATGACATATATCACTACAGCAATAACACAAAATTCTATTATGCTTACCTTCATAGGATTCCAGAGTGCTATAGATCCACGGTACTGTGTCACCAGTTGTTGTCCACTAGGACTCCAAATCACTCTCCCAATATCGGTCCCATCAGGCATACCAGGATGTACCAGTCTCCCCAACATTTTGAACTCCGTGGAATTCCCGGGTTCTTCATTCTGAATCTTCCAGACATAAGCCGCTCTATCCCAACTGCAGGTTGCGAAGCTCTGTCCATCTGGTGAGAATTGAAGATGTCCAACCTGACCGATGTGGTGGCTTGGCAACTTAAGTACGAGTTGGGTCCGTAGTTTTGGCATTCCCACCCCCACATCCACCAGAAAATCCTGTGTTCCAACAAGAGATCTTTGGAATAGCCCTAAATTCAACAAAAATAAGATAAAAACTTGGCTGGCCTTTACTTAATCACCTGCTCTAATCGCGTTCAGCTACGAAAGAGGTTGATAGACGCGGTCAGCAAAACCAGCAATTAAATATGACACTCCGGAGCCTACTTGTCTGGAAAACCTTCTCTCTCCTTGCGCGACATAAGTCACCGAAGGTATAGCACTGGTGGGGCTTAGGGCCATTGGATGATTCAATGACATAGTAACGTCTCCAGAGGTCTGATTATCCAGGGATACAGAGGCCGGTTTGGTCGGTTGATTCTGCCCCCGACTTTCGGTTCTCACAGGCCACGGGTATCGCCTTCTAGGGGGCTTGGAACGACTACATTCTCCGACGATCGGATTCTCAGGCATAGCTCCGTACTGGACCTCGTCGCGCTGTGCCTCCTCGTCTGCCTTCGTGTTATCCTGGAGATCGCTTGGGGCCGATGACCTGTTACGACGGACGACCCGAAAGCAAATCCCACCGACCCCGCGCGTTATGTTCTTCCATCGAATGTATACATTATAAATAAAGCGCAGGGACGCGCCTACCAGAGATTTGGCTTTCCATAGGTCCTTTATGCCATCGTCAATGATTTGAAGTAGCCAACGTCTCCCTTGAGTTCGTGAATACGTCAAGCGTTCAAACGCAAACCACATCCCAACACATACTAGTAAACAAAGGCGAGCTTAGGGGTTATCACAAGTCCCGAACATAGCGACTTACGCAGGGTAAACGACGTGAAAGCAGTAAAAGCCGTGACAATCGCATTTACTGCCGGGGGTTGGGCACTACTATATGAGAACACTATACCCAGGTAAAGATATTAGTGCACGTCATATTCCACTATGTTTAACCGTAAAATAGTTAAGTAGGCCTACCGCATAATCCGATCAAGAACGCAATAGCAGACACCTACGAACTATGTCTAGCGTGACTCTCCAGGGTATTTAATTGGATCGACTCGCCAGAAGGAATAACAGTGGTGTGTGTACGATCCACATCAGTATCCACCAGGGTACATAACACTTCGGTGACCTATAGGTAGCTTCGCGCCCTAGCTCCCACATACGAATCGATTGGTTAGGTCTCAACAAAAAAACACAAAACTCACAATGATATGCAAGCTAAAAACGCATTGTAAATATAGGTATACCAAACAAACGCAAACACACCTGTGCATTCATAGCGCTGGCAATCGAAAATGTTAGGCTCTGGTTTGGATTTTAATATTTATTGGAAGTGTCACAAGGCCAATACCCACACTGATCCACAAGGCATTAAGTAGATGTTGTAGAAATCCGTCCTGTTTCTGGTAGCTATACAGAAGATGATTTTAATAGGCTATGTCTACAATAGATTACCATATATTCCAAGCTGTACCTATACTATACCAGAGATAGCTGTGAGTGCGCAAGTCATTAAAAACAGTCGGAACTTAGATACCTGAATTGTCGTTGCCGTCACGGCGCTAAAAAAAGTCGCCTATAAGGAGATGTCACTGATCCTATATATGCATCCAATGCAGAAACATCATGCTACCCACCACAGCTGAGAGGTTTTGAAGGTTAGTTGCAGTCCGCTCTTGGGAGTAAAGAATAGCGGGTATGCCTACCTGTGATATTTTATTTGTCAGGGAAAATATAATAATAGAAACAAAGTAAGCCAATTACTTCAATGAATCCATGCAACGCATTCATCAGGTGGTCTGCTTGAGACCCTATATCTCCTGTTAGTTCATTAATGTGCCGAACAACCGCTATATCATCAAGTTTATCTTCGAATTCACTAAGGCAGTCAGCACGATACTAGATTGCTCCGTGAGCACCATGAGCCAGAAGCACGACTGTAGATTACGAACTTGCAAATCTCCAGCAAATGCTCTGCATGATTCAACTACAGGCCCATGAGTAGTGTGCACCGCCGTATCAACAAATTCAGGGACATCATTACTATATCAAATAGCGCCGATTGTCAAGATAAAGATACCATAATCAGCCTCGTTCGGTGGCTCCACTTACAGGCGGTCTACGAATGTGATCAGGTCGGTAGCCAATGATTTCAATTGAGATGGAAAGGTGTTGATGTTAAGTGAGCCCGCGCTCAAAGCTAGTGATTGTCTGCGGGTTTCCCTCCATGAATCACTTCGCCTTTCATATCGTTGAGAAGTGTGAGCTTGAGCATCCGGATCTTGCATGACGACGCCAGTTTTGAACAACCTTGATGCCTAAACGTTGTACAATCTCAGATGTAGCAAAATCAAAGGCTTTGTTATTACTCTGTGTGCGTACGTTTTCTCGAAAGAGGCGAAGAATCTGTGGGAGGCGTTCTTGAATACAAGTAGTTGAATCAAGTAACCCGACGCTGGACCCAAGTTGGCGAATAGCGTTGGCAAAGGATTGTAACTTGAGATCTAGGAGACCAATTGATCGCTGGAAGGCACGGAACCTTTCAGTATCTCCTCGGTTCATTGATAGCGGCACATCCTTGGTGACTAGAATAGCAATCGGTAAGCAGCCTCGCTTTGTGATGAAGTTTCGTGGCTCTTTGGCAGATAGGAACCAACGAATTAACGTGCTGACAATCATCTGATATCTTCTCGGGTCCTCCCACTGCTACGTCTCCGAATTCGTTAGACACTGTACGAACCGATGACCGGCGCTTGAGCAGTCCTGGAGACCAACCAGCACCATGAATAAGTACGCAAGAATTATCGTTGAGCGCCAATGCCATACCTTGGCGACGCCTTCCAGTAAACCCCAACATCGTAGTACCGAGGGTCAAAAAAGTGGAGGAGAGATCGTATCAAGTTATATCTCTCTGCTGGCGTGGAATAAAATACCTCGGGAATCATGCCAGATTTGTATCGTTTGTGCATCAAAGCGTAACCACGTGATTCCTACCCCTCTGCTCTCAATCGGTCGTGTTCCCAGAGCTCCGATTCTGTCGGGCCCCCCTATTGATGCGTAGTCTCACCCGCCCTACGTGTTCCCTTTATTCTTCCTATCTTCCTTTTTCCCTGGTGTCTCTCTCTCCGCTGTGTACGTAGCCCCGCTCTGATATAGCCACGGTGTCCGACCATGTGCTCGCGTCCGTGTAATATATTGTATCAAAAAAAGGCGTAACCACGTGCCCGAATGGGGCAGTGTTTAAAACTGAGAAACTGTGCACTGGTGTAGACACCACTCCTAGTTTCACGGCATATACTCACTGCCTAGGGTGCGGATTCTCACGATAGCGACGTGTGATATGGCTTTATCGTCCGAGCTAGGCTTTCTCTCTCCTTGACCATGAGACTGTCAGGACATTGAGGGAGGATACTGGTTAGACGCCGTGGGATGAGATGCCGCGGGATGAGATGCCGTGGGATGAGATGCCGCTCATCCATGAACCAAACGAAGGAATATGAGACTTCTAGAACCGGTTCTAATGGAACGAACACCCGGGGATCGATTGATCACTTCAACTTAACCATACACTACAAACTCCATCATGGATGGATTGTTTATGAAAGCAGCCACAATGAGCAAGGTGTTTGGGTACTGCGCGCTAAACAACAACCCACCCGCTCTACTCCGCACAAATATTCTCACTTTTAACATACTTTCTTGTAGGAGCGAATTTTAATGGCAGACACACTATTCCAAGCATTATGATATTATTCAAATCGGCGAAGTATGGTGCTGGAGCTGGTACGATTTGAGCTGCGACCCCTACGTGTGTTGTGTTTCATCTCCAGGGCCTGAAAGTGCATGGACCGAGGCCGCCCCGTTTCGCTATCGAAAGGACAAGGCGCCAACGCAAAAGGTTTATGTGACACTTGTTTCCACAGTGGCTCAGGCAGACCCGGCGTATAACCCTGATGATCAAGGGTACAAGGTCAGTTCATCCTCACAGATCCGAGTTCGGCCCGATCCCGAATCGCCGATCCTCCGATCACACCTTACCCCCCTCCCCCAACCCGCTCACCACAACCTAACCAATACCTAACCACCACAATGCCCACAGTCAAACTCGATATCACACTTAAAGATCTATCCAAAATGATCGATGTATCGCTCTTGCATCCGACCATGACCGACGGCGAAATACTGGCAGGACTCCAAGATGCGAGGACGTACGTATCGGTGACCCCGTTTTTTTCTCTAAAATAATCCAATAAAAATCAATATAAAAAACCCAGTTTTATCTATATTTGAGATATTCATATGAAAGTTATGGTTGTTAGATACGACGCGGCTGCGGCTTGTATGAAGCCTTATGCGGTGACGATGGCTTTAGAAGCGCTCGAGGGGACGAGTGTGAAAGTGTGTCCTGTTATCGGGTTTCCGGCCGGGAACAGTACGACCGCTGTGAAGGTCTACGAAGCGACCGAGGTGGTAAAAGAGGTACATCCATTCAAAAAGTATCTGCATTTGTGAATATCATTGATCGGTATAGATAGGGTGCTCAAGAAGTAGACATGGTGCGTTGCAATTGATACACAGCAATCTCACCCCACAGATGATAATGGGCAAATTAGGTGATCAATATAGGAAAAGCACTAAGCGGGGACTGGGACTACGTTTCCGACGAGATTGGACAAATCAACGCAGCAGTGACCGCCGGCGGAGCTATATTAAAAGTGATCTTCGAGGTACGATTTTGAGGCTTTTCTTCCCCCCTCAAACCCCACGTTGATCGCCCACCGCCTTGTTGATGGATGCTCTAGACGGACTACCTACAAGACCCGGATATTATCCGTCTTTGTGAGATATGCTCCGCGTTTGGCGTAGGGTTTGTCAAGAGTTCGACCGGGTACGGGTTTAACAAGCAGTCGAATGGGATGTACAGTTATGCCGGTGCGACGGATCATAACCTCAAACTTATGCGCCAACAGTAAGTTATAATCTACATCTGAGAGCTGCCTACTCATTACAATTGGGCGCACGAAAGCTCGAGCGAAAAAGTCCAGATCAAAGCAGCTGGCGGCGTCCGAACGCTCGACGACCTCTTACGCGTACGTGCACTGGGAGTAACAAGGGTCGGAGCAACAGCTACAAAGGAGATTCTTCAAGAAGCTGTAAAGCGCGGGATAGGGAAAGAGCCAAAGACGGTAGAGGTCACAATACCCGAGTAAATGAGAACAAGTGCGCATGAATTACAGTAGATTATGAATAAATAAACGAGATAaaacccatatttggatatcACGTGATAATCCATTTGCAACGCGCTTTCTTTCCGACCTCATCCGATTCTCACACAACCACAACTCGTCGAGTTTAATAATGGGAGGATACTAGTATGTGTTATACTTAATTATTATAATTATCAATCTGACTGCTGGATGGATGAACAGCGTCATTGCCGGTCGCCGTGTGGCCAACGAGTACCTCGCACTCGGCACACTCTTCTCGACCGGTGCGATCGCATGGGCTGCGTCCCGCGGCGGCTCAAAGAAGAAACCCGAGCCGGAGAGTCTACTGGACAAGGCCAAGAGCACGCTGGGCGTTGGTGATTCGTAAGTCTCTGATCGTGTCTAGCTTTAGGGTCAGTGACTGATTGCGATGGCTCGGTTGGGGTGGGCAGTGATGAAGAGGCATTGTGAGTTTCCCGAGTCCATACATGCGACTGGACAAATGCTAATTTATTTTGTATGTAGCATTAAGAAGTTCATCGCTGACGCGGAAAAGGAGGCCAAGCATTAGAGGCGATCTGCTCCCTGTTGATCACCACGACCAGGCATTAAAAATTAGATCGATTCATCCAATGAAAATAGGATTATTCGCATTTATTCCAACCGTTCGCTGTAATGGGATTAAGAATGCAACTCGATTCTTACACACAACAGAAAATCAAAAATCAACAACAAAATCGGGTGGGCATAAAAGTCATAAAACGCCTATACTATCTAAACACAAACACCGAAAATGGCATAAATCAAAATAAGTCCTATACGAGATATATATAAGAGCAGGCAGAATGCACGAGAATAGTCTACCAGTTCCAGTCTTCACCGAATGCGTCGTTTGCTGTGTTTACGCTCGCAGCGTCAGAGGCAAGTTGGGCATTGTGTGTTGTGCTGGTGCTGGGTTGCAAGACGGCCCCGAGAGTGGCCGACGTTCCGTCATCATCGTCTATTAAAGAGACCGAGGAGATTCTTTGGGCTGGAGTCGAATGCGAGGTCGAGATAGGAGAAACACTCGGCTTCTTGGACCGAGGCGAAGTCAACTTCATCGGAGGTGTAGGGCTTGCTCGAATAGGGGTACTGTTCTGCCTCGAAAGAGATGGGAAAGAATCAGACATGAACGAGGATGCTCGCTTATTCCTGCATAGCGACGAGCGTCAGGGTCAGTTCGGGATGGAACATAATTCTATCAAAAGCACTTACGCCAAGGAAGTCCTCCTTTCCCCAATCTTCTCAACTCCACTGAGTCCCAATGCGCTCATGGCGGGTCCGCTCAGTCGGATGGGCTCGGGCTCGGCGGTTTCGAATGGACCCCACGCGTCTGGATCGTCATCCTCAGCATCTACAACGCGTGGTTCGTCTTTTTCCTTGAGTTGCTCGACACCAGCAAACGAAGATACGGACGACAGCGAATATCGCGTGCTCGTTGCTGTCGATATCGATGAATGGGGGGTATGTGACAAGTGACCTCTTGAAGCAGGAGTAAGTGGTGGCCTGTTTCCCTTGACAGGACTGGGCGAAGAGGTATAACTGGGTGAAGGGGATGACTGAATGGGTTGTGTGGGACTAGGGGGCAACGCGATTTCCCCGAGCCCAAATATACCCCGCACGAGATCCACAGCACCGTTGCCCGCACTTGCCCGCGAAGCCTGCCGATCGTTCCCCTTT
Encoded proteins:
- a CDS encoding deoxyribose-phosphate aldolase, whose product is MPTVKLDITLKDLSKMIDVSLLHPTMTDGEILAGLQDARTYDAAAACMKPYAVTMALEALEGTSVKVCPVIGFPAGNSTTAVKVYEATEVVKEGAQEVDMVINIGKALSGDWDYVSDEIGQINAAVTAGGAILKVIFETDYLQDPDIIRLCEICSAFGVGFVKSSTGYGFNKQSNGMYSYAGATDHNLKLMRQHSSEKVQIKAAGGVRTLDDLLRVRALGVTRVGATATKEILQEAVKRGIGKEPKTVEVTIPDVIAGRRVANEYLALGTLFSTGAIAWAASRGGSKKKPEPESLLDKAKSTLGVGDSDEEAFIKKFIADAEKEAKH
- a CDS encoding WD40 repeat protein is translated as MLGFTGRRRQGMALALNDNSCVLIHGAGWSPGLLKRRSSQWEDPRRYQMIVSTLIRWFLSAKEPRNFITKRGCLPIAILVTKDVPLSMNRGDTERFRAFQRSIGLLDLKLQSFANAIRQLGSSVGLLDSTTCIQERLPQILRLFRENASRLFKTGVVMQDPDAQAHTSQRYERRSDSWRETRRQSLALSAGSLNINTFPSQLKSLATDLITFVDRLNDVPEFVDTAVHTTHGPVVESCRAFAGDLQYRADCLSEFEDKLDDIAVVRHINELTGDIGSQADHLMNALHGFIEVGIPAILYSQERTATNLQNLSAVATFFSAVTATTIQVQLGIYATRNRTDFYNIYLMPCGSVAMNAQLAYHLFSYSSAQPPAVNAIVTAFTAFTSFTLLCVGMWFAFERLTYSRTQGRRWLLQIIDDGIKDLWKAKSLVGASLRFIYNVYIRWKNITRGVGGICFRVVRRNRSSAPSDLQDNTKADEEAQRDEVQYGAMPENPIVGECSRSKPPRRRYPWPVRTESRGQNQPTKPASVSLDNQTSGDVTMSLNHPMALSPTSAIPSVTYVAQGERRFSRQLNAIRAGLFQRSLVGTQDFLVDVGVGMPKLRTQLVLKLPSHHIGQVGHLQFSPDGQSFATCSWDRAAYVWKIQNEEPGNSTEFKMLGRLVHPGMPDGTDIGRVIWSPSGQQLVTQYRGSIALWNPMKNMYYQKHAVRRQHVQSVVWMPSGSGFLSTEWIPSLEIQSREPISQAAALRGSELVKFDVTGRQVASQTYKLYWLQVWDLAIMPDEKRVVTVASLVQSQNEYRPINTDHQKRILVYNLETGTTESQMPLMVDVRGIMLGKTGTIDRALVSYENNVPQAWHIEQDNPEKTSRLKLIKTYYPKYSTSYYVSLLWSLQGSATLGHLAEIPVYLQHREVSGEICIWDLPTGNLIHTHFVPSSQEFTGLAQNPKPAGNNFMFASAMTDGTVNIWITATEPTSSTSSNTGSASKIT